TTCTCGGCGAGCTGGCCCAGCTGCGCGGCGGGGGCACTGTGATAGCGCGCAGCGCTGCCCGGTGACAGGTCAGTGCCCGCCAGTTCGCGGCCACGCAGCGAGAGGGCAGCTGCCCGTGCCAGCCGCATAGGCGCGTACGCCAGATACGGCTGAGTCAGATAGGCCAGCAGCCGCGCCCGGTTGGCCTGGATCTGTAGCGCAGCTGGCGCTGCCCACTCGCGGCGCAGCAGCAGGTAATCGCGGTCCAGTACGGCGTGGATCAGCTGATCTTCCAGCTGGACACTCCAGATTCGCAGGCTGGCGGGCAGGTCCTGACGCAGTGGGAGTACCCGTCGCTCTGCGCCGTTCACCCCCCACAGGTGGAGGTCGAAGTCACCCGCAGTAGGGTTGCCCTCTCCCAAACCAGCAGTGGGGATCAGCTCGCCCCGAAGTTTGCCCCAGCTGAACTGGCCTGGATGCAGCCGCAGTGCAGTCAGCTGGGCTTCGGGATCTGGCGTGCTGCTCACACTGACGGGTTGGGCCGCCTGTGGCAAGGCCGTCGGCCAGCGCTCCAAAAGTCGGGTGAGGACGGCGATGGTCTTCTTGAGCAGTTCCAGCTCTTCAGACCAGATCAGGTCGGCGGAAGACAGGTGCAGTGGCCCATCCGGCGCGAGGTGGCCCGCTGGGGCGTCGCCTGGGCCAGTCGGGAAGACCTGCTGGTCACGGGCCAGACTGGAAAGTCCGTCGTCGGTAAAAATTGCACGCCCCATGTCCTGCGGCGAGGATGGTGGCTCGCCCCAGCGTTGGAGGCTCAGGTCCCATAGCCCAGCAACGGCCCTAAGCAGTTGCTGGCGTCCGGTATAGGTAGAGAGCAGCTCCAGCACGCTCTCGGTCAGGGCGTCAATCTGATGGGGTCCGGCCAGACCTAAACTGACCGATTCACCCAGCGAGACCAGCGCACGCTGCGGCTCACCGCGCTGCTCGTGTTGCAGGTTCAAGGTGGCGGTCAGGAGCGTCCGCAGGGGCATCAGACGCGGCTCTGAGCGGGTCGCCCACAGGCGCGCAGAAACCCACCGGCGGGCATCCGCGTGCCACAGTCGCTGGGCCATCGTGCGCAGAACCTCGGCCTGAGCGGCCTGCGCCGACTGGGCCGATTTGCGTGGGCGAGCCCTGAAGTGCACCTCGCCCCGGCGCTGCAAGTCACGGAACTGCCGCTCGGCGGCCATCAAGCGGCGGCGTGAGCCGGAATCCAGCGTGTCGGCGGTCATAAGCAGTTCACGCAGATCTAAAAAAGCCTGTTTGTCCCCCCTGGGGCTGCGGCCATGATGCAGGTCCTCCACGCGGTATTCATAGAGTTGAACCAGCTCATCCAGCCACTCATTTGCCCTCATCCGCCGCAGTATATCGGGTGCTGGCCCAGGATAGAGCGGCATCTGTCAGACCCCAGATCAAGCAGCGCGCACAGGCGGGGTCAACGCGGCTGTCATAGGCTGGCCGGAAGCGGTTCCACCACGGATGGGTGAAACTGTGAGAGAACCGCAACCTGGTGGGGTATAGGGTAGGCATTAACCTGATTCTCCAGGCTGAAACCTAAGGCAATTCGGGAACGTGGACCTGCCCTGCTCAGGTGTCTGACCGGGATACTCTGGACTGCAGGCTCCATCCGCAGAGGTCGCTGGCACCCCGAAAGAGTGAACTTCACACGAAACTGAGACTGAATTTGATGATCCCCGCACCGCGCCGAACCCAGGACCAGACCAGGAATGTCCGCAGATGAGTGAGCTGCTGGACACTGTTCTGCTGCTGGGTCTCTTTGTGGCGGCCCTGCGGCTCATGCTCTTTCCGGCCGAGCGGCTGCTGCGGTACCTCACCTTGCTGGTTCTGGCCGGGCTGGCTGCGTTGCTGGTCACCCTCAACTGGGAAGCCAATCCCCAGGCTGCGCCGGGCCGCGTCCAGGGGCTTTTGGTGTTGGCTGCCGCGTTGCTTCCGGCCTTGCTGGGGGTCCATCTGCCGCGCCGCTGGGTGGACTGGGGGGGACGGCGGGGCGTCCGGCCCGGTGGACTGGACCCGTCACCAGCTGAGCTGTCCCGCCCAGGGCCGGGCCGCCGCACCTGGATTCCGGGCTTGCGGGTAGGCCACGGAGAAGAGAACGAACAGCCTCCCGCGCATCTGGGCGAGTACCTGATCGAGCGCCGCATTGGTATCGGGGGAATGGGCAACGTGTATCTGGCCCAGCGACGCAGCGACGGGCGGCAGGCAGCTCTCAAGGTTCCACAGGAGAAATTCTTGGCCGACGAGAAGTTCGTCAAGCGTTTTTTCCGCGAGGCGGAGATTCTGATGCAGTTTGACCATCCCAACATTGTGGAAGTGTTCAGCTACCGCATGGAGGACGGTGAGTACTACATCGCTATGGAGTACCTAGACGGGATCAGCTTGGAGCAGATTCTTGAGGAGCGTCAGCTCACCCTCCCTGAAGCGGTGCAAATTTTTCGGGCACTGGCGGACGCCCTGCGGCACATTCATCTCCACAAGGTGATTCACCGCGACCTCAAGCCCAGTAATGTGATGCTGCTGCAAGGGGCGCTGGACGGTGGGCAGCTGCAGCCTGGGGGCGTCAAGCTGATGGATTTCGGTATTGCGGTGGGCCAGGCCCTTTCGCGCCTCACCATGACCGGGGCGCGGGTAGGCACGCCCACCTACATGGCTCCCGAACAGGCCAAAGGCATCCGCACCGATGCCCGCAGTGACCTGTACGCGTTAGGCCTGCTGGCCTACGAGATGATCACCGGCAAGGCGGCTTTTGAGGGCAGTTACGAGTCGGTGGTGCATCAGCAGGTCTTCGAGGACCCCAAGCCGCCCAATCAGCTGCGGCGAGGGGTGCCCAGCCGCCTGAATGATCTGATCCTGCACATGATCGAAAAAGACCCCGATAAACGGCCCAACCTGGATGAAGTGATTGCTGCACTGGATGAGGGCATCTTGGTAGACGATGCCTTTGAGGACGCCGATGTGCTTGCCATAACGGTTGAAGATGCCCAGGGCTCACTACGCCTGCTGGACACCACGGGCAAGCTACGGCAGACTTGGGGAAGTCGTGGCGCGGTGACGGAACATGAACTGCGGCTCCCTGGCCCTCCCAGTGCCCTACACGGTGGCCCACACGGCGAACTGCTGGTGGCCTTTCAGAATCGCCGCCCTTCCGGTGAGGGGAGTGGTGGGCTGGTCTGGGTGCTGAACTCGCAGGGGCAACGGGTACAGCAATTCGGTGAATATGGTCTGGGCGAGTCGCAATTGCTTCAGCCCTGTGGCCTGGCGGTGCTAAGAGACCAGATCTATGTCCTGGACGGCGAGGCGCATCAGGTGAAGGTGTACAGCCTGAAGGGCGAGTTCCGATTTGCTTTCGGGCGTGAGGGTGGGCGCGAGGGCGAGTTCCGCCGCCCGACCATGCTGGCTGCGGCGGCTGCCCATCTCTATGTGCTGGATACGGGGAACCACCGCGTGCAGCGTTTTACGGCAGACGGCGAATATATGTCGCGTCTGGCGTTCCGGTTAGAGCGTGGTTCGGAGAATCTGCGCCCGTTGACTGGGCTGACCGTGGACAGTGCCGGGGCTGTGTATCTGGTGGATTCCACCGCTGCCAAGGTGCGGCGAGTGGACCCAGATGGCGATGTGACGGCTCCGGTGGCCCTCAGCCGTGAAGTGGGTGAGCCGGGTGATGCACTGTGGCTGCTGAGTATCGGTCCTAAAGGCCAGATCTATGCGGTGCCGCGTGGCAGTCACCTGCTGCGGATTTACAGTCCGTCGGGTGATTTGCTGGGAACACGCAACATGTATACCCCCGTGACCAATCTGGCGGCTTTTCAGCGCCGCTTACTGGCTGAGGCGGCCCAGCGTATTTCTGCCTGAGCCGCACTGCCGCGCCGGGCCTTTGCATGATCAGGGGGCACGGGCAGCAGGGGGAGTGGGCTGGGGACGGGTCAGGCCGAACAGGCCCATGCCCCACGCCATCGCGGGGCCGCTCAGCAGCGCAAAGGCAGCTGTGCCTAACCCCAGCTGTCCTCCCAGCGCCCAGCCCAGCGCCAAGACCAAGAGCTCGATGACCGTCCGTATGGTGGCGACCGGAGCGCCGCTCAGCCGTGAGAGGCCCAGCACCAGTCCGTCACGCGGGCCAGCGCCCAGCGCGGCGGCCACATAGGTGCCGGTGGCCAGACCCAGCAGGGCAACGCCGATCAGAAATTCGCCCCAACGTAGCAGCAGACTGCTTGGCTCTGGAAAAAAGGCGAACAGGTCCAGAAATAAGCCGACCAGTACAGCATTCAGGACGGTCCCCAGGCCAATCGGTTCACGCAGCAGCAGTCGGCTGAGGGTCACGATGACCACCCCGGCGGCAATGCCTGCCTGGCCGACCGTCACCGGTAGCCGGTCAGCCATCCCGGTGTGCAGCACGTCCCAGGGAGCCACGCCCACTCCTGCATCGATCATCAGACGCAGCGAGAGCCCATAAAGCATCAGGCCAAACAGCAACAGGGCCAGCCGTGCCCCGAAAGGCCAGTGCTTGACGCCCTCCAAGGGGGCCGAAGTTGCGCGGGTCAAATGTTGAACCCACCGTCGACCAGCAGTTCCTGGCCAGTGATGTAAGCGGCTTCGTCCGTGGACAGGAACGCGATGGCAGCAGCCACCTCACGCGGCTCTCCGAAGCGGCCTGCTGGAATACTGCCAGCCAGGCGCTGCGCCTCGGCAGGGTCATGGTGCAGGGCCTGAAGCCGCTCCGTGGCGGTGTAACCGGGGGCTACCGTGTTGCAGGTCACGCCGTTCCCTGCCACTTCTAGGGCCAGGGTCCGTAGATGGTTGGTCACGGCGGCGCGCATGGCGTTACTGACCGGCAGGCGCAGCACTGGATGCGAGACGGTCATGGAGGTGACGGCGATGATCCGGCCCCAGCCGCGCTCCTGCATACCGGGCAGCACGCCAGCCGCCAGCCGCACGGTACTCAGGAAGTTGGTCTGATAACCCGCTTCCCAGGCCTCTTCAGGGACTTCGCTGGGGAGGGCCTGCGGTGGTCCGCCAGCATTGGCCACCAGAATATCTACCGCTCCGGCAGCTTCTAGGGCAGCAGCGACACCCTCAGGAGTGCCGACATCGGCCGCCACCCAGGCCGCTCCGATCTGCCCAGCGGCCGCTTGCAGGTCACTTTCGGTGCGGGCCGCGATGGTGACTTCGGCGCCCAGCTCGCGCATCAGCTGCGCCGCCGCGAATCCGATGCCTTTCGATCCGCCGGTGACGAGGGCGCGGCGTCCATCCAGGCGAAAAGGAACGTGCTGGGCAGGTGCTGAGGTCATACCGCAGTGTAAGGGTCTGGGGGTGTGGGCGTGGCGAGAAACTTCCAGTTTTGGATGGCCTTACGGGCCAGCACGCCCTTGCCTTCTAACCCAACAGGTTGCGTCCGAGAAAGACGGCGGCCAGCCCAGCAACCGCCAGCAGGGCGGCCAGACTGAGACGGCGGTCTGTGTGCCAGCAGGTCACGGCTACCCAGAGCGCTGCCAATACGGGAACAGCCGCCAACGTGCTCACAGCGAGCCCCGCCAGCTCCGGCCAGATGAGCGTGACAGCCATCAGCAGCCCAGCGGCCAGGGTGCCCCAGGTATACAGCTGCGGCACCTGCCCGGTCAGTGCAGCGCTCGCCAGCTGATCGCCAGACGGGGAAGATAGGTCTTGGGGGCTCATGCCCATTACTATAGAAGAATGAAAAAAATCCTGGCCCTGATGCTGACGTTGCTGGCGACCCAGGCCAGCGCCGCCGATCTGCCCCAACCCTACCGCTACGGGTTCAGCGAAGGCGGAGCCTATCACCTGATGCTGACCCACTGGGTGGCGGATGGCAGTGGGTTTCCAGCTGCTGAGTTGCGGGTGGTGCGCCAGGGCGTAGGGGTGCTGATCAGTGACCGCCTGGTTCTCCGGGAGGCGGCAGAAGGCACCACCTCGGCGCAGGTGGCCGAGCAGCTGCTGACCCGCCACGCCGCCCGGCTGCGGCAGCTGGGCCTGGAGCGGCCCATTCCGGGCCAGATGCTGTGGGCACAGGCGTTACCCTTGCCTTCGCTGGCCGGCTGGCCCGCGCAAGAGCCGCAGACCGTGACGCTGAATTCCGGCTTGGGCAGCACCGTCCGTACCCTGGAGGTACGCCCCCAGGCGGCCTATAACCACTGCGAATATAGGGGGCTGTTACCAGCTGATCCAGTGGGTCTCCGCCTGCGGGTGAACGGTCAGGACTGGTTCCGCGACGCCGCCCAACTGCCTGCTGGCCGCAACTGCGTGGCGGCCTACCGCCTAGAAGCGGCCTGGCAATACGGAGACGCCGTAGCTGTGCTGCTGCGTGGCTATGGCCCTGGCTTTGAGGGGCCTGATGCCCACCCCATCACCTTCCTGAACCGCGCTCCGGCACCAAGCGGCACGCCTACTCCTGTCTCACAAGCGCAGCCTGCTCCG
The sequence above is a segment of the Deinococcus radiophilus genome. Coding sequences within it:
- a CDS encoding protein kinase domain-containing protein; protein product: MSELLDTVLLLGLFVAALRLMLFPAERLLRYLTLLVLAGLAALLVTLNWEANPQAAPGRVQGLLVLAAALLPALLGVHLPRRWVDWGGRRGVRPGGLDPSPAELSRPGPGRRTWIPGLRVGHGEENEQPPAHLGEYLIERRIGIGGMGNVYLAQRRSDGRQAALKVPQEKFLADEKFVKRFFREAEILMQFDHPNIVEVFSYRMEDGEYYIAMEYLDGISLEQILEERQLTLPEAVQIFRALADALRHIHLHKVIHRDLKPSNVMLLQGALDGGQLQPGGVKLMDFGIAVGQALSRLTMTGARVGTPTYMAPEQAKGIRTDARSDLYALGLLAYEMITGKAAFEGSYESVVHQQVFEDPKPPNQLRRGVPSRLNDLILHMIEKDPDKRPNLDEVIAALDEGILVDDAFEDADVLAITVEDAQGSLRLLDTTGKLRQTWGSRGAVTEHELRLPGPPSALHGGPHGELLVAFQNRRPSGEGSGGLVWVLNSQGQRVQQFGEYGLGESQLLQPCGLAVLRDQIYVLDGEAHQVKVYSLKGEFRFAFGREGGREGEFRRPTMLAAAAAHLYVLDTGNHRVQRFTADGEYMSRLAFRLERGSENLRPLTGLTVDSAGAVYLVDSTAAKVRRVDPDGDVTAPVALSREVGEPGDALWLLSIGPKGQIYAVPRGSHLLRIYSPSGDLLGTRNMYTPVTNLAAFQRRLLAEAAQRISA
- a CDS encoding YczE/YyaS/YitT family protein; its protein translation is MTRATSAPLEGVKHWPFGARLALLLFGLMLYGLSLRLMIDAGVGVAPWDVLHTGMADRLPVTVGQAGIAAGVVIVTLSRLLLREPIGLGTVLNAVLVGLFLDLFAFFPEPSSLLLRWGEFLIGVALLGLATGTYVAAALGAGPRDGLVLGLSRLSGAPVATIRTVIELLVLALGWALGGQLGLGTAAFALLSGPAMAWGMGLFGLTRPQPTPPAARAP
- a CDS encoding SDR family oxidoreductase — its product is MTSAPAQHVPFRLDGRRALVTGGSKGIGFAAAQLMRELGAEVTIAARTESDLQAAAGQIGAAWVAADVGTPEGVAAALEAAGAVDILVANAGGPPQALPSEVPEEAWEAGYQTNFLSTVRLAAGVLPGMQERGWGRIIAVTSMTVSHPVLRLPVSNAMRAAVTNHLRTLALEVAGNGVTCNTVAPGYTATERLQALHHDPAEAQRLAGSIPAGRFGEPREVAAAIAFLSTDEAAYITGQELLVDGGFNI
- a CDS encoding DUF2259 domain-containing protein, whose protein sequence is MKKILALMLTLLATQASAADLPQPYRYGFSEGGAYHLMLTHWVADGSGFPAAELRVVRQGVGVLISDRLVLREAAEGTTSAQVAEQLLTRHAARLRQLGLERPIPGQMLWAQALPLPSLAGWPAQEPQTVTLNSGLGSTVRTLEVRPQAAYNHCEYRGLLPADPVGLRLRVNGQDWFRDAAQLPAGRNCVAAYRLEAAWQYGDAVAVLLRGYGPGFEGPDAHPITFLNRAPAPSGTPTPVSQAQPAPQEQVAP